In Oncorhynchus keta strain PuntledgeMale-10-30-2019 chromosome 19, Oket_V2, whole genome shotgun sequence, a single genomic region encodes these proteins:
- the LOC118397629 gene encoding syntaxin-12-like isoform X2, with product MSYSKADSYRTQPRDSNTLIQTCSSNIQKITQNTAQIKSMVNQLGTRQDTSELQDRLQHIQHFTNQLAKETNKHLKDLGSVSLSSAPSEQRQQKIQKDRLMNEFSAALNNFQAVQRQAAQKEKESVARARAGSRLSAEDGASEEQLVSFDNQEDWGQTTTQTTEEAITEEDLELIKERETNIRQLESDILDVNQIFKDLAVMIHDQGEMIDSIEANVESAEVHVDRGTEQLQRASYYQA from the exons ATGTCTTATAGTAAAGCAGACAGCTATCGCACCCAGCCACGGGACTCCAATACCCTCATCCAGACATGCAGCTCAAACATCCAGAAGATCACACAGAACA CTGCTCAGATAAAGAGCATGGTGAATCAGCTGGGGACGAGACAAGACACAAGCGAACTGCAGGACCGTCT GCAGCACATACAGCACTTTACAAACCAGCTGGCCAAGGAGACCAACAAGCACCTGAAAGACCTGGGCTCCGTCTCACTATCTTCAGCACCTTCAGAGCAG AGGCAACAGAAGATCCAGAAGGACCGGCTGATGAATGAATTCTCCGCTGCCCTCAACAACTTCCAGGCCGTACAGCGCCAGGCAGCACAGAAGGAGAAGGAGTCTGTGGCCAGAGCCAGAGCTGGTTCCCGTCTCTCT GCTGAAGATGGTGCCTCTGAGGAACAGCTTGTGTCTTTTGATAA CCAAGAAGATTGGGGTCAGACAACCACACAGACGACAGAGGAGGCCATAACAGAAGAGGACTTGGAGCTGatcaaggagagagagaccaacatcAGACAGCTGGAg TCGGACATCTTGGATGTGAACCAGATCTTCAAGGATCTAGCAGTGATGATCCATGATCAGGGAGAGATGATTG ACAGCATAGAGGCCAACGTGGAGAGTGCTGAGGTCCACGTAGACCGAGGGACAGAACAGCTCCAGAGAGCCTCCTACTACCAG GCTTGA
- the LOC118397629 gene encoding syntaxin-12-like isoform X1, whose translation MSYSKADSYRTQPRDSNTLIQTCSSNIQKITQNTAQIKSMVNQLGTRQDTSELQDRLQHIQHFTNQLAKETNKHLKDLGSVSLSSAPSEQRQQKIQKDRLMNEFSAALNNFQAVQRQAAQKEKESVARARAGSRLSAEDGASEEQLVSFDNQEDWGQTTTQTTEEAITEEDLELIKERETNIRQLESDILDVNQIFKDLAVMIHDQGEMIDSIEANVESAEVHVDRGTEQLQRASYYQQKSRKKMCILAMVLSIVLTILGIIIWQATK comes from the exons ATGTCTTATAGTAAAGCAGACAGCTATCGCACCCAGCCACGGGACTCCAATACCCTCATCCAGACATGCAGCTCAAACATCCAGAAGATCACACAGAACA CTGCTCAGATAAAGAGCATGGTGAATCAGCTGGGGACGAGACAAGACACAAGCGAACTGCAGGACCGTCT GCAGCACATACAGCACTTTACAAACCAGCTGGCCAAGGAGACCAACAAGCACCTGAAAGACCTGGGCTCCGTCTCACTATCTTCAGCACCTTCAGAGCAG AGGCAACAGAAGATCCAGAAGGACCGGCTGATGAATGAATTCTCCGCTGCCCTCAACAACTTCCAGGCCGTACAGCGCCAGGCAGCACAGAAGGAGAAGGAGTCTGTGGCCAGAGCCAGAGCTGGTTCCCGTCTCTCT GCTGAAGATGGTGCCTCTGAGGAACAGCTTGTGTCTTTTGATAA CCAAGAAGATTGGGGTCAGACAACCACACAGACGACAGAGGAGGCCATAACAGAAGAGGACTTGGAGCTGatcaaggagagagagaccaacatcAGACAGCTGGAg TCGGACATCTTGGATGTGAACCAGATCTTCAAGGATCTAGCAGTGATGATCCATGATCAGGGAGAGATGATTG ACAGCATAGAGGCCAACGTGGAGAGTGCTGAGGTCCACGTAGACCGAGGGACAGAACAGCTCCAGAGAGCCTCCTACTACCAG CAAAAGTCCCGTAAGAAGATGTGCATTCTGGCTATGGTCTTGTCCATAGTACTGACCATACTAGGCATCATCATCTGGCAAGCCACCAaatga